The Plasmodium falciparum 3D7 genome assembly, chromosome: 12 genome contains the following window.
aattagaaataattatgaaaaatacaaaattaatttttctgttcattttaatttttttttttggactGTTCTAAtttgaataaataatttattcaaCATTTTGACTGaacttttcttttaattctcTTGTAACttccatatatttttgtaaccAACTACGAAATTCcctatttatttcttcatcgtcattattatatatattttttattttatcatataaatcatCTTGTGCATCATTTTCATCTTCTAATTCAACGTATATTGATAAAATGTCACTTTGAAGTTCTACTAAGGTTCTAAAATTTCTAAGACTCATATTATTAAGTTGGTTGCATATTTTAGTATTTGGTTTTTCATGGTTactctaaaaaaaaaaatatatatatatatatatattgaaataaaatagaaaatatatataaaatataatttattttaaaatatattttaatgaaaCTTACATATTGAGTTAAAACAAGCATACTCAATGCAAGGGGaaatgatattttttttaaataatagaacattttaaaaatatttttataaaaggataaaaaaaagggagaaaaaataaaaaataaaataatataatataatataggataagataattcttttatataattttaaggtatatcatataatataatttatttttaattcttaattatgttaagaatatatacttttggaataaaattatgaaaataataatatatttttttttttataaaaagaaaaaaaataataattataaatataattaaagagaaaaaaatatatatgttatatatttataatatattctaaaatagtttttattgttttgttatattaatttataataaaataaaaaaaaaagaaaaaaggaataaattTTTGATCGTCCATTTTTTgcaaaaagtatatatattagaattatatttttaagaattaaatatattaaatgttaattataaatttgtacttatttttacaaaatattatattaaatttttatataaaataatattttatattaatgattATATCCAGTTTTGTACTgaaagtaaaaatatattaactgCAACCATTTTTCAGTCctgccttttttttttcttttttttttttttgggggggggtttttataataataaaagtatagTAATTTTTGTACTTTAAATTGAAGAATatctttaaaataaaaaaaataataaaaataaaatttatattaatcttagtatttaaatatatcttttttttttattacagaTATCAAAAATGTTGAGTTAATTaagtatttattttaaattataattgaGAGATTCTTTTctatcttatttttttttataaaataagtcACATAAAAAGCGGTATTGtaccatataatatatatatattattacatttttcgTGTATATATAGTAAGGATTTTTTAAACTATATAGTCAAATTCTTATTAAAAGAACGTATGTAATAatcatgtatattatatatgtatatatatttatattaatataatacaaataagaacttaatatataaaataaaaatataatatatattactataataTAAGGATATATGTAAGTATTAtgttaattaaatatattttagtatattatatatccttATCATCTtgaaacaataataatattttatagatAATAGTAAGGTTtctataatttaattaatcttctttaaaagaaataattattgTGGTTATGATATGTAATTAAAcaagtataaatatacatttgtaaaatattacaaactTTTTAAGGACATTtgatattaatacatatatatatatatatatatatatatatatatatatatatatatatgctgaattataattaatatataaaagatatataattttaatttgtgACATAAAATAGGAAtagtacattttttatattttttgtaaaatatgaaacattgcgtattttaaaagaaataaattcaTGATAGtgcaaaaattatttttgttatagaTTAATGATTATTTATACTAATTCAAATTGATTTTATGTACCTATGCCATTATTTGaagaaatgtaaaaataGGTATGCTTATTTTTCTAGtaaagtaaaatatataatattctatgaaaatattttataaaatgataaatggttaacaatatatattatatttatagattatgtttttattcaAAAATTGAATATGTTATGTAGATATGAAAATTGgtttagaatatatatacaaaaaaagacaaaagaaaaaaaaattatatgagaaaaaatatatgtatatatatttattattaatataatttatagtTAAAATAGGTAATAgcaatatattatgtattagatacacataaattattatatatatatatatgtatatatatgtgtataggTTGAAATgagaataattttaaatataatatatttttcattaaacaaattatatgaagGGATATAGACATATGTATTCATATTaaagttattatatatatatttaaatcatTTAAGGAACGAcgtaaatacatatatataattataaagttTAAGATTATATAGAAAGTAAATTATAGTTAcaaatattcttatattataaaattcatataattcaagaatatatatatatatatattattttgtttatgttataaataatgcACGAATATTTTGTTAGCATTACTATGTACAGGATGTATTTCATTTTGGTTAAATAATATGGACTTTTCGTTTTATagttaaaaattaattattcctatttctattttattatttatagtaaaagtataattaaatatttagttgtattatttaattgtttatatatttttttaaatatataatttttatggaatgaagaaattttaaaaaattaatatttttattataataaatattataaatttttttttacttgattgttttgtattaattatttatatttttttcaattatagatatgttaaatatatgtacatatataaacccaaacttacatacatatataatatatataattttatattagatattattaatataataacccCGTCTTATTTAATTATGGATTATCCTTGaacatcattataatttacttcatatttaaaaatatccaTATGTTAtagttataattttattttgttattaaaaCGTAATTTAATTACAAAATGAATGgatttatataagaaaatatataaaatgtttttaatatatattaaataaaaaatatttatagaacaacatatatatatatatatatatatatatatatatatatatatatatatttgtataattaatatgaaaaaggtttcatatttttttataatattgaaTAAGACATAAAAAtgttcataaatataataattaaacttttttaaatatacataaaatatgtattatataaaaagttaATTGAAAAGATGTCTCATTATTATTCTAACATATTAAAagggttatatatatatatatatatatcataataaaataataataatatttttatattaatttaaaaaaaagaacaaaaaaaagaaataaatataaaaattaaaattaaagataaaaatataaaaattaatgataaaaataaatataaataatttgaataatattaaaaatatattaatttaaaattatcaGTTGTCtcatcataatataattataaaaatatattttattaaattattctgagttgtaataaaaaaaatttaatatatattatttataatatgacatatgaaaaatatgcatgcaaatattatttaacatatttttagatattccattataatatatattttaatgattctttttatatcacattttatttgtaattatgttgaatatttaatgaaaaacGAAAAACCATatcgtatatatatatatagtatttaaCCTTTTAACTCTTAAACATTTACAACATCTTTCAatcatattaaaaagaataattattCATTACAAATGGTAGTTTTATTTGAaccattataatatataaatatatatatatatatatatatatatatatatatattttataaatattgtctctttttttttttttttttttttttttttttttttttctttttttataaataaatatatgtatttatttatataaagcgCAGATTAATATACAATTGCAAAAGttgtaaattaaaattatattttccttagacatataatatgaagatatatgttgttatttctttatacattatagttttatataaaaatattaattaatatcttttttatcctttattgatatatagtaataataataataattattattatttatgcatttgttttttaaatataaaaatgagaaTAAACCAAAGTTATTTTAAAAGTGTCGTTATATTATGAtgaatcaaataaataaaagaaaatgtaaaaattttttttttattaaattatgaataatgaaaatattgtatttttgtaagatttattttttgcgTGCATATATCttgtaatttatttttaagcatatatatatatatatatatatatatatatacatatatttggtaatatatttatcacgattttatgttaatatcattaatttatatataaaagatttttttttttttttataattaaatgcaatgttatattatatgtagtaATAATGTTTTACTACTTATTTTAAAacgtattatttatttaaacaaGATGCTGAATCATTacatgcacatatatatatatatatatatataataaaagaaataatataatgtaagTCTTATTATGGCTCTGTgttcatttataaataaaggctatattattgatataatattaatattaaaacattttattttaattacagaaaatgtaataatattattataatattaattatgtatataaaattatgtacgtttttttattatgttcaaTGTTTTCGATGATAGTATTTGCATGAAAAGAATTCGTTTAAAAAGTACATTCAATTTAATAATGATTTTGATTAACGtacgtacatatatatatatatatatatatattttctttttaattttaatataatgttttatttaataaagtaACAAATTTTATTGATCTTTGGAAATTTATgtacttatatttatattgtaatCGAAATAGGTACTTATGTTCtacatgaaaaaataattttacatGAACATAAAATACTTaaaaattatgttatatatgtatgaatttcctttttatcatatgaaaataaggaatacattatatatatatatatatttatgtatgatataaaaatgggatatatatatattcccattatgttatataaaaaatataatagaaattataaaattatatttattattttttttcaatttaatccttgcataaaaaaaaattgtatcaataatcatttttatttatataattttaaaatatttaatattcaaTTTTGTATTGAAAAAACATTTCTTATGACCAATTATTATACTAATTTATgaagaaaattttaaatcattatttctttgaatacatatttatgaagttcaaaagaattaaagcgaagaataaaaattacaGGAATTCttatgaatattaaaaaaaaatagaaatattaaaaacatgCTTTTAAAAACAagcttaaaaaatatatgttttttgtTGTGTGTAGTTGCTtttgtatatgtatgttacatgatgaattaaaatttaataatttatttatttgttatattattttcttatttttacttttatattataaagtatttgatatatatatatgtaaatatatattttggtaacatatgttcatattaatatattttttttttttttctatttatttcTGTAGAATAATGTAGGAAGAAAACGTGTGTTATCGttcaatattaataatgtgtATTCAAGAATTTTGTCCGATTTAGAAGAAAGGGAATCTGAgtcttataataataatagtaatttGAAATACAACGATAGTGAATTTAAATATAGTTTTGGTTATTATAATGACGATACTAGCGGAATGAGTACTTTTAATGGGAAAGATATTATTAGTTatttagaagaaaaaaatgataatgttcttgatgattataatgaagatgataatTCACCTGACATGGATACTGATGATCCTGTAGAGAGTTATTATGATTTATTGAATGTTGATAAATATGGAGATTTGAGTGAACTCaaaaacaatttttataatttatctttGAAATACTATCCGAAGATGAAAAATGGAAAGTTGTTGGAGttgaataaaaaatttgaagAGTTAAGTGAAGCATATCAAATATTAAGttataaaattagaaaagaaatatatgataatgaaGGAATAAGTGgaatagaaaaaatgaatataatacatcCTCTTCTATATTTCAATGGAATCTTTATTTTTGATATGATGTATCAATATATTGGAACCACTGAAATTGGATATATTATCAAGAtatttttagaaaataatatttcttctgAAAATATACCATCTTTTCGTGAAGAAATGAACGAAAATATAATGGAATATCAGATAAAACGGGAAGAAGAATTGActgaattattaaaaaaaagattagACTTACATATGGATAATGATGAACAATGGAAAAATGTAATggaaaatgaaattaatttattatcgAATAAATCATTCTCTAATTTCATTTTAGAATCTATTGGATGGACGTATCAAAATGTagctaatatatatttagaagAAATTGAAAATGTGGGGAAAATATATCgtggtatatatatgtttcaaGCGAATGAGAGAATAAATAAGAATGAAGAAATGTTTGACAATAGCAGAAATCATATTCATTCTTTAATAAATAGTTTCTATCCTTATAATGAACAAATTAatccatttttaaaaagagcACAATATAATAGAACCAATGTAGAATGTATAACAAGCAATagggaaaataaaatgaattctGAATATGATgctttatataatgaaaatgttaataatatatctgataaagtaaaatataatttattaaacgATTTGTTAAtaagtattttatatataaatgtgtacGATATCGAAGAAACTGTTAGAAATATTGCCGAAGTTGTTTTAAGAGATAATGACGTGAATGTAAATACCCGTTCAAAACGAGCACATAGAATGAGACTTTTAGGAAGTATGATACTCCAAAAGATCAATGTttagatgataataaatttatatataatattatcttaTGTAATACTAAGTATGTGtgttatatgttatatatgtattgtacgtattttgtatattatgtaaattttGTGTGTTTTATGTAtggtatgtatatttatagattTGATTGTGTGAAAATGAAATATCAATTTAGTTTTTTTAtagtattaaaaatatatgaatattagtaaaataatattttattttataattttttctttaataataaaaaaaaaaaaaaataaaaaataaaaaaggaaattaagaattttgtttttataacatttattttgttgatatatctatttttttagagacataaattaaaatgatataaggaattaagaaaaaaaaaaatacatatatatatatattatgtattttatttgttagaataaaaacaatagAGTAAGTatcttattaatatatgtaactaaaaatataacatgaaTGAATTTatgtgataataaatatttaatatatgttcatctttatgtattttatcaacatatataattatattgttattaaaacatatattttatattttaaaaatagaaattaatacattatcgctataaaaattattaatgtattttcaataaaattattaaatttgacaaaataatatgaaaaaaaattatttattcatttttatgcaTCAAATTTATATGTAGTTTTTATTGTACGTGTAGAagaaataattttcttttgtttaaaaaagtatttattatttacttattgcacacatataaaatatatttattatattatatgatattataatttttataaaggttttctataaaaaagcatattcataatttttaaaaataaaaataaaaaatgacatatatatatatatatatatatatatatatatatatatatatattgatatatataataatcattattttattgattttaaaaagtaattaaataaataaatgaatataattaattgtaaatcaaatatataagaataattataaaaatataattttacagattaaaattaataaaaatataatactatTGGTGCCCATAaaaggatataaaaaaaaaaaaaaaaatctgaaaaaataatgtttttttttttttttttttatatagtatatattatatccttCTTATATTTCTAAAGAATGTTTTCtatatatgaacaatttaaaatttttataaataaatattatgaatataacatgagaatttttttttttttttaaattatttttaaaaataaattgtattttcatttgatttatataattaatatataattgtcactttttttttctttttttttttttttttttataataataaaatattttatttttttgtttatatcttatgtaatattttcttgTACATTATTctcatattaatttttttttttttttggaacgttatgaatttttttaaacaattataaaattaataaataaatatataataatatataaatataatatatgtaattaattattttttttattttattaaaaaaaaatataagtgtTTTTTTGAATTTCATTTGTcgaatattaataaaaaataaaatttaatgaaaaatataattaataaaaaatttgataGTATAtctgaatatatttatatgaataaaaatggGATGCTATTTTATagatcatatttattttttttgactTGGTATTTTATtggaattttttatatatctctaaaagtaattttatttgaatacatttgatatttcatatattattattattatattatattttttaatttaataaaaaaaatatatatatatatatatatatatatataatatatattgaatttttttgtttaatttattttatagtgTACATATCAGAATAAAGGTGAAGAGAAAATACAATATGATTGTATATATTCAAGAAATTTATGTGAGATAAAAAAAGGAGGTTTCGAGTCATTTCTAAATaaaatttgtaaatataaattatggaataaaaaggatgatttaaataaaaaaaaaataaaaaaaaaaaaaaataaagaaaataatgaagattctaaggaacaaaatataaataagaataaagatTCTTGTAATAATGTAACTGATGCTAATAGtatgaaaaaagaagattCTATAAAagttcataataataattttatatcaaaACAGTTAACAAAAGAAgaattatatgatttattgTATACTTTAGTGGAAGTTCCAGAAAGAAaaattcttcttcttttgtGGAATCAGACAATTGgattatataatgaacaaTTAGaagatttattaaaagaaatatataattttttaccaAATCGTGTTTATAGAAACCAAAAGAATAGTGAAGGTAgatctttttataaaattataagcCGTGAAAAGATATTTGATGAATGTGTTACTAATTGTAGAGAGGAATTAGCAATAAAAAAAGTAGAATTAACAAAAGGTTATTATGATTTACTTAAtactaaaaagaaaatggatgatataagaaattttattttttcatgtaTAGAACAATTTGAGAaacttattaataatttttgtaataaatataaaaaggacACTCtttcattaaaataattatatagctaaaaaaaataaattaaaaatattaacagAATTATAACACactatgaaaaatatgagtagaataaaaataatttattattatacaattcCTTGCAGGAATTGATATAAATAACTGTTAAGTAAaggaaatatgtatatatatatatatataaatatttacatttgtattcatttatttttttagttatttatttatattattacataaccTTTTTTTCGTGAATAAAtaatctaatatatatattatatatatatatatatatatatatatatatatatatatatatatatattggatTTTTCTAATGATATTGttttataatgttatatttttaaaaactaTGGAATATGTGAATCTATgtattatgtttataatttataaattatttttttaaaagatccATAAATCATATATGTTACCGTAGTATATCTATcgatacataatatatatatatattttatatattaattatcttaattttaataggat
Protein-coding sequences here:
- a CDS encoding gametocyte erythrocyte cytosolic protein, translating into MLLKTSLKNICFLLCVVAFVYNNVGRKRVLSFNINNVYSRILSDLEERESESYNNNSNLKYNDSEFKYSFGYYNDDTSGMSTFNGKDIISYLEEKNDNVLDDYNEDDNSPDMDTDDPVESYYDLLNVDKYGDLSELKNNFYNLSLKYYPKMKNGKLLELNKKFEELSEAYQILSYKIRKEIYDNEGISGIEKMNIIHPLLYFNGIFIFDMMYQYIGTTEIGYIIKIFLENNISSENIPSFREEMNENIMEYQIKREEELTELLKKRLDLHMDNDEQWKNVMENEINLLSNKSFSNFILESIGWTYQNVANIYLEEIENVGKIYRGIYMFQANERINKNEEMFDNSRNHIHSLINSFYPYNEQINPFLKRAQYNRTNVECITSNRENKMNSEYDALYNENVNNISDKVKYNLLNDLLISILYINVYDIEETVRNIAEVVLRDNDVNVNTRSKRAHRMRLLGSMILQKINV